Proteins from one Cydia fagiglandana chromosome 13, ilCydFagi1.1, whole genome shotgun sequence genomic window:
- the LOC134670105 gene encoding cold shock domain-containing protein CG9705, protein MSNDYGFNSDDSPNKTNSHLQLPSPIITRRNRTASTSERALGNPLESGKIKSFCRAKGHGFVTPEKSGEDIFVHISDIEGEYVPLPGDEVIYRLCPIPPKFEKYQAVHVRIVHLTPEKHLKWDEPPPL, encoded by the exons ATGTCTAACGACTACGGTTTCAACAGCGATGATTCTCCTAACAAAACTAATTCACACCTGCAACTTCCTAGTCCTATTATTACTCGCCGAAACCGGACCGCCTCTAC ATCTGAGCGAGCCCTAGGAAACCCATTAGAAAGCGGTAAAATTAAGTCATTTTGTCGCGCGAAAGGTCATGGATTTGTGACCCCTGAAAAGAGTGGCGAAGATATATTTGTACACATTTCTGA CATTGAAGGCGAGTATGTGCCCCTGCCTGGTGATGAAGTCATTTACCGCCTCTGCCCCATCCCACCCAAGTTCGAAAAGTATCAAGCCGTTCATGTCCGCATAGTGCACCTGACTCCAGAGAAGCACCTCAAGTGGGATGAACCACCCCCGCTGTAA
- the LOC134670111 gene encoding huntingtin-interacting protein 1 has protein sequence MASLSLPRVLQLKKNSLDAEREHFEKFQTLAVQKATNSVETPVKEKHVRSAIIGTFQEQSAITYWMVAIRLPLQDNRIVAWKFCHVTHKLLREGHPACLDDSQRHIGMIQNLGKLWVHLREGYGRLVHLYCSLLVCKLKFHARNPRFPGNMQLTADELDAIAENDVNNYFQLCVELFDYMDDILNLQAAVFDSLGNARANSMTASGQCRLAALIPCAQDSSQIYDCNVRLLFRLHASLPADTLAGHRERFRQQFKKLSSFYKHASSLQYYRNLLTLPLLPSNPPNFLIQSDFGTYVTPVVSIPEPPPDEVDTVGSLIDTSDTFSLATTPDNSDVIDTRTTPSPQPDPVVERDRLIDHLQNELKRMRLEVSQMVQDRNTMMASMREHCSKLEAQIHTTKTELEEERQKAEVLAAETPEIKQKLTQTEEKAKIQDEKFQKLKGAYTQLREEHITLIRQKAEVDKTAASLRAAAAQHESAKTALQQQLNDRMKDVELLQQSASSSEEIEAYKTQIANLRAELEQAREKEAELETLKASMEALDIEHKTTATVQQEKLTALEHELKEVMENLENVKKESEKKEIALAKVKEELVGLREKSGDEYKKVVEEREAALKQVAELTQQHQQEKQEQDDLVSNLKTDLEHAQQKILETEANYKSYILKLNDELDANNKEHETVIKKRDEELRETLEKLVKLDQDKTDAVEELKQQLESVITEKDSKINEIQIELEEKQSSIGEQNRECNAMKNTISELETKIEHTTKELEKVQSKLDNVILDLENERTEYESELKEKQTHIETLKDEYKQLVQSTEEIITGLKSQIVEKDEQVISLDIEVTNLKDNVSKLEEELNETQAELEIGKNELLHIREEHDAFVERNENNLTLKNEELRSLHDEINKLKKEYEELTTEKQKQRYNFELEKQEFLNKIEELDQEHSKLHNKYETMQNEKDAIIGKLNDEIVNLKLQCSHIQDSKDGEIKCLHEKLQKHETDFASQISEKDNTILEANRNLEELKAQLEELQTLRAKEKEDADLLLSEKEGNAKLLEVRLGHTERERLSAECELQDLLQHNTVLEADLTAARIQLQEAQAEIEKQRLKLLTTASAAALEVTSGALERVTAQDSNRAAAVLAAEALKELASTTEIKGHEDTLARSAIFAAHNAAQLSAYVTEVSNLSTDIELTDKLNTECRLMLSATADCLTHLSRGELQAPYGDARSRISTVAAAAAAADRTNTGARSVDDELADMDKAIELAAGQIEEMLAASRAGDSGVKLEVNGKILDACTTLMAAVKALVQDARKLQAELGDPGTRLKMYRRNPQWSEGLISAAKAVVFAAKLLVTSADEAVNGEGRVEGVSAAAHEVAASTAQLVAASRARAAPGSSALQRLAQASRAVAAATGAVVAAARDTSRRLNDQEALDTSALTLTATRILEMESKVRSLELESALEAERAKLSALRTRHYQLAQMQENGGITNGKE, from the exons ACGCTAGCAGTCCAAAAGGCGACCAACTCCGTGGAGACCCCCGTGAAAGAGAAACATGTGCGCAGCGCCATTATCGGCACCTTTCAGGAGCAGAGCGCCATCACCTACTGG ATGGTGGCGATCCGTCTCCCACTCCAAGACAACCGCATCGTGGCATGGAAGTTCTGTCACGTGACACACAAGCTGCTCAGGGAGGGGCACCCGGCATGCCTTGACGACTCGCAGAGGCACATCGGCATGATACAGAACCTGGGGAAACTATGG GTTCACTTACGCGAAGGCTACGGCCGCCTCGTGCACCTGTACTGCTCGCTGCTGGTCTGCAAGCTGAAGTTCCACGCGCGCAACCCTCGGTTCCCCGGCAACATGCAGCTCACGGCCGACGAGCTGGACGCCATCGCCGAGAACGACGTCAACAACTA CTTCCAGTTATGTGTGGAGTTGTTCGACTATATGGATGACATTTTGAACCTACAAGCAGCAG TATTCGATAGTCTCGGCAACGCTCGTGCGAACTCCATGACGGCGAGCGGGCAGTGCCGGCTGGCCGCGCTCATCCCGTGCGCCCAGGACTCGTCGCAGATCTACGACTGCAACGTGCGCCTGCTGTTCCGCCTGCACGCCTCGCTGCCGGCCGACACGCTGGCCGGACACAGGGAGAG ATTCCGGCAGCAGTTCAAGAAGCTGAGCTCATTCTACAAGCACGCGAGCAGCCTGCAGTATTACCGCAATCTGCTGACGCTACCCTTGCTGCCTTCTAACCCACCTAATTTCCTTATTCAG AGCGATTTCGGAACGTACGTGACACCGGTGGTCTCAATTCCGGAGCCTCCTCCGGACGAAGTGGACACCGTGGGCTCGCTCATCGACACTTCCGACACCTTCAGTTTG gcTACGACTCCGGACAATAGTGATGTGATCGACACCCGGACCACTCCCTCACCGCAGCCCGACCCTGTGGTGGAGCGAGACAGGCTGATCGATCATCTACAGAACGAGCTCAAGAGGATGCG ATTAGAGGTATCACAAATGGTGCAGGACCGGAATACAATGATGGCATCCATGCGTGAACACTGCTCGAAACTAGAGGCGCAAATACACACTACAAAG ACTGAATTGGAAGAAGAAAGGCAAAAGGCTGAAGTTTTAGCAGCAGAAACCCCAGAAATCAAAC aAAAACTAACACAGACTGAAGAGAAAGCGAAAATACAAGACGAGAAATTCCAGAAGTTAAAAGGAGCGTACACACAGCTACGAGAAGAACATATCACACTTATCAGACAG AAAGCAGAAGTAGACAAGACAGCGGCCAGCTTAAGGGCAGCAGCGGCGCAGCACGAGAGTGCCAAGACCGCCTTGCAGCAGCAACTTAACGACAGGATGAA AGATGTAGAATTACTACAACAAAGTGCATCATCGAGTGAAGAAATCGAAGCATACAAAACGCAAATAGCTAACCTCCGAGCCGAACTCGAACAAGCCAGAGAAAAGGAAGCAGAACTAGAAACCCTTAAGGCCTCCATGGAAGCATTAGACATAGAGCATAAAACGACAGCCACAGTTCAGCAGGAAAAACTAACAGCGCTAGAACACGAATTAAAAGAAGTCATggaaaatttagaaaatgtaaaaaaagaaaGTGAAAAGAAAGAGATAGCGTTAGCAAAAGTAAAGGAAGAGTTGGTAGGGCTTAGGGAGAAGAGTGGGGATGAGTATAAAAAAGTGGTGGAAGAACGAGAAGCTGCGTTGAAGCAGGTTGCGGAGCTGACTCAGCAGCATCAACAGGAGAAACAG GAGCAGGACGATTTAGTTAGCAATTTGAAAACAGACCTAGAACACGCCCAGCAAAAAATACTAGAAACAGAAGCAAATTATAAAAGTTACATCCTAAAGTTAAATGATGAATTAGATGCGAACAATAAGGAACATGAAACTGTTATTAAAAAACGTGACGAAGAATTAAGAGAAACGCTCGAGAAATTAGTCAAACTAGATCAAGATAAAACCGATGCTGTGGAAGAACTGAAACAACAACTTGAAAGCGTAATTACGGAGAAAGATTCGAAAATAAATGAGATACAGATAGAGCTTGAGGAAAAACAAAGTAGCATAGGAGAACAAAATAGGGAATGCAATGCAATGAAAAATACTATTTCTGAGCTGGAAACTAAGATAGAGCATACAACTAAGGAGCTAGAAAAAGTACAATCAAAATTAGACAATGTTATTTTAGACTTAGAAAATGAAAGAACAGAATATGAATCCGAATTGAAAGAAAAACAAACACATATAGAGACATTGAAAGATGAATACAAACAACTAGTACAGAGCACGGAAGAAATTATAACAGGTTTAAAATCTCAGATAGTCGAAAAGGATGAACAAGTAATATCACTTGACATTGAAGTGACTAATCTTAAAGATAACGTTTCCAAGCTTGAAGAAGAATTAAATGAGACCCAAGCTGAATTAGAGATTGGTAAAAATGAGTTACTACATATAAGAGAGGAACATGACGCTTTTGTAGAACGGAACGAAAATAACTTAACTTTAAAGAATGAGGAGTTAAGGAGTCTTCACGATGAAATTAACAAACTTAAGAAAGAATATGAAGAATTAACGacagaaaaacaaaaacaaagatATAATTTCGAGTTAGAGAAACAG GAATTCCTAAATAAAATCGAAGAATTAGACCAGGAGCATTCTAAACTACATAATAAATACGAAACGATGCAAAACGAAAAGGATGCAATAATTGGTAAGCTTAATGATGAAATAGTCAATCTGAAACTGCAATGTAGCCACATACAAGACAGTAAGGATGGCGAAATAAAATGTCTACACGAAAAACTTCAAAAACATGAAACTGATTTCGCATCACAGATTTCTGAGAAAGATAACACAATTTTAGAAGCGAACAGAAATCTTGAAGAATTGAAGGCTCAGTTAGAGGAATTGCAGACGCTTAGAGCAAAAGAGAAGGAAGATGCGGATCTTTTGTTGTCTGAGAAAGAAGGCAATGCTAAG TTGCTGGAAGTGAGGCTCGGCCACACGGAGCGGGAGAGACTGAGCGCGGAGTGTGAGTTGCAGGATCTGCTGCAACACAACACGGTGTTGGAGGCTGATCTGACCGCGGCGAGGATACAGCTGCAGGAGGCGCAGGCGGAGATTGAGAAAC AACGGTTAAAGCTACTGACGACAGCAAGCGCCGCGGCGTTGGAGGTTACGAGTGGAGCGCTCGAACGAGTGACTGCGCAGGATTCCAACCGCGCCGCCGCCGTACTCGCCGCTGAGGCTCTGAAGGAACTAGCTAGCACCACAGAG ATCAAAGGTCACGAGGACACTCTGGCGCGCTCGGCTATCTTCGCCGCGCATAACGCAGCGCAGCTTTCAGCATACGTAACAGAAGTGTCCAATCTCTCTACCGACATAGAGCTTACAGACA AACTAAACACCGAATGCCGCCTAATGCTATCAGCGACGGCGGATTGCCTAACGCATCTCTCTCGCGGCGAGTTACAAGCGCCGTACGGTGATGCACGTAGCCGCATCAGTACAGTCGCCGCTGCCGCCGCAGCCGCCGACCGTACTAATACTGGAGCTCGTAGCGTGGACGATGAGCTGGCCGACATGGACAAGGCCATCGAACTGGCTGCGGGACAGATCGAG GAGATGCTCGCAGCCAGCCGCGCGGGTGACTCGGGCGTCAAGCTCGAAGTGAACGGCAAGATCCTCGACGCGTGCACAACCCTCATGGCCGCCGTCAAAGCTCTAGTCCAGGACGCCAGGAAACTGCAGGCCGAGCTCGGAGACCCTGGGACCAGGCTGAAGATGTACCGGCGCAATCCTCAGTGGTCGGAGGGACTCATATCCGCCGCTAAGGCCGTTGTCTTCGCTGCTAAACTGCTCGT AACGTCAGCGGACGAGGCGGTGAACGGCGAGGGCCGCGTGGAGGGCGTGTCGGCGGCGGCGCACGAGGTGGCGGCCAGCACGGCGCAGCTCGTGGCCGCctcgcgcgcgcgcgccgcgcccggcTCCTCCGCGCTGCAGCGCCTCGCGCAGGCCTCCAGGGCCGTCGCGGCCGCCACCGGGGCGGTGGTCGCCGCGGCCAGGGACACGTCTAGAAGACTCAACGATCAAG aGGCCCTTGACACGTCAGCGTTAACGCTCACCGCAACGCGGATCCTCGAGATGGAGAGCAAAGTCCGCTCGCTGGAGCTGGAAAGCGCTCTGGAGGCAGAGCGGGCGAAGCTCTCCGCGCTCCGTACGAGGCACTACCAGCTCGCACAGATGCAGGAG AATGGCGGTATTACTAATGGAAAAGAGTGA